A genome region from Alkalimarinus coralli includes the following:
- a CDS encoding AraC family transcriptional regulator, with protein sequence MNIPKVEFHSHQSENIGIEVIWLNDLYSRATPSDHNPSLPHRVEFHCFIYITKGEGVHFIDFNHYPVQAGSCIFVNKHQVQAFDFTNRPEGYLILFTDEFVDVIRTNIRTPLFLPTQLVASYLPTVILTNRVKRSCESLLLEVNNEQARSVTDPLVMQLLFAALLLKINREKPNRYTENLSEPRIKKFLQFMQLVEVRHCKTRDASDYANAMHMTYKSLNEICKLASGQTAKQLIDAHTILEAKRKLIVENLQVQTLAYSLGFDEVTNFVKYFKKHTLLTPSQFKASYKG encoded by the coding sequence ATGAATATACCAAAAGTCGAATTTCACTCTCACCAGTCTGAGAATATAGGCATTGAAGTGATATGGCTGAATGATCTCTATAGTCGGGCGACTCCATCAGACCATAACCCTTCACTGCCGCACCGGGTTGAGTTTCATTGCTTTATCTATATTACGAAAGGTGAAGGAGTACACTTTATTGACTTTAACCACTACCCTGTTCAAGCGGGTAGCTGTATTTTTGTCAATAAGCATCAGGTGCAAGCGTTTGATTTCACAAATAGGCCTGAAGGCTATCTCATCTTATTCACCGATGAGTTTGTGGATGTAATTCGCACCAATATCAGAACGCCGCTTTTTTTACCCACCCAGCTTGTTGCCAGCTACTTACCGACGGTTATCTTGACCAATAGGGTTAAGCGGAGTTGTGAGTCGCTGTTATTGGAGGTTAATAATGAGCAGGCACGTTCGGTAACCGACCCTTTAGTCATGCAACTACTGTTTGCAGCGTTACTGTTAAAAATAAACCGTGAGAAACCAAACCGGTACACCGAGAACCTGAGTGAGCCCCGTATTAAAAAATTCCTTCAATTTATGCAACTGGTTGAGGTCAGGCACTGCAAAACCAGAGATGCCTCTGACTACGCCAATGCGATGCACATGACCTATAAGTCGTTGAACGAAATATGCAAATTAGCCAGTGGTCAAACCGCTAAGCAGCTGATTGATGCCCATACTATTTTAGAGGCAAAAAGAAAGCTGATTGTGGAGAACCTTCAAGTGCAAACACTCGCTTACTCACTGGGTTTTGATGAAGTGACTAACTTCGTCAAGTATTTCAAAAAGCACACCTTGCTAACCCCTTCCCAATTCAAGGCCTCTTACAAAGGTTAG
- a CDS encoding pyridoxamine 5'-phosphate oxidase family protein: MALLETNTEQHISSEAQLRKIIPSYPKMLDKRIRPELDWYCLELIDLSALIVTAYGHSNHPMKLLSRKDVFVADSKTIVLSPDIGMSLRSNCVYASLYFLVPGVGHGLRVNGKVQHHDSQLVLTVSGVYLHCARAAARAELWRSRKESAQTEVNSLMSPEQFIAASPYLMLKTMNKAGETELSPRGDQGKIAYLVDKHRLFIPERPGNKVAISLRNILKNDRVELLMLIPETAFVMHVHGYATLIQNEQLLDLVVVNNKRPKLGILLEQCHFSIEQSHAIQQAQPWLSERQVSPDSLTRFSKALSMHMNGEGLLGKAATPIIDAVVKNDMKNLY, from the coding sequence ATGGCACTGCTCGAGACAAATACAGAACAGCATATAAGCTCAGAAGCCCAGCTCAGAAAAATCATTCCTAGCTACCCTAAAATGCTTGATAAACGTATACGCCCTGAGTTGGACTGGTACTGCTTAGAGTTAATAGATCTTTCCGCGCTTATTGTGACGGCTTACGGCCACTCAAATCACCCAATGAAGCTGCTATCGAGAAAAGATGTGTTTGTTGCAGATAGCAAAACCATCGTTCTTTCTCCTGATATAGGTATGAGCTTGAGGAGCAATTGTGTTTATGCCAGTCTGTATTTTTTAGTGCCTGGCGTCGGCCATGGTCTAAGGGTTAATGGCAAAGTTCAGCACCACGATTCGCAGTTAGTTTTAACCGTGAGCGGTGTCTATTTGCACTGCGCTAGAGCGGCTGCGAGAGCAGAACTTTGGCGTAGCAGAAAAGAGTCTGCGCAGACTGAGGTGAACTCGCTTATGTCGCCAGAGCAATTTATTGCAGCGAGCCCATATCTGATGCTGAAAACAATGAATAAGGCCGGTGAAACGGAATTATCTCCCAGGGGCGATCAAGGGAAAATAGCTTACCTAGTCGACAAACATCGTTTATTCATACCTGAACGTCCCGGCAATAAAGTCGCGATTAGTTTAAGGAATATCCTAAAAAATGACCGTGTGGAACTACTGATGTTGATACCGGAGACTGCCTTCGTTATGCACGTTCACGGATACGCTACATTAATTCAGAATGAGCAGCTGCTTGATCTCGTTGTCGTCAATAACAAACGACCTAAACTGGGCATCCTGCTGGAACAGTGTCACTTCTCGATAGAGCAAAGCCATGCTATTCAACAAGCCCAGCCTTGGTTAAGCGAGCGCCAAGTGAGCCCTGACAGTTTGACTCGCTTCTCAAAGGCGCTATCCATGCATATGAATGGCGAAGGGCTTTTAGGAAAAGCTGCAACACCTATTATCGATGCGGTGGTAAAAAATGATATGAAGAATTTGTATTGA
- a CDS encoding nuclear transport factor 2 family protein: MQKIMSIAVAATLLSVAACTSNQITPENSMTISNKEKAVALLNSIETGDQEAVRYVNPQQYTQHNLAVGDGLAGFGAVLQALPKGSAKVDVIRAFSDGDYVFTHTDYNFFGPKVGFDIFRFEDGLIVEHWDNLAVKADAPNPSNHTQLDGPVEITDLDKTGDNKALVADFVDSILVKGEMDKLASFIDGDNYIQHNTDIADGLSGLAAALEEMAKQGVSMVYSENHVVLGEGNFVLSVSEGSFAGEPTSFYDLFRVEHGKIVEHWDVIETILPRDEWKNVNGKFGNL, from the coding sequence ATGCAAAAAATAATGTCTATTGCGGTAGCGGCCACCTTACTATCAGTCGCCGCGTGCACTTCTAACCAGATAACCCCGGAGAATAGTATGACTATTTCAAATAAAGAAAAAGCCGTTGCGCTGCTAAATAGTATTGAAACTGGCGATCAGGAAGCGGTCAGATATGTAAACCCTCAACAATACACTCAGCATAATTTGGCTGTTGGAGATGGTTTAGCGGGATTTGGTGCAGTATTGCAGGCACTGCCTAAAGGCAGCGCAAAAGTAGATGTGATACGTGCGTTTAGTGATGGTGACTATGTATTCACTCACACGGATTATAACTTCTTTGGCCCCAAAGTGGGTTTTGATATTTTTAGATTTGAAGATGGCTTAATCGTCGAGCATTGGGATAACCTGGCGGTCAAAGCCGATGCGCCTAACCCCAGTAACCATACACAGCTAGATGGGCCAGTAGAAATTACAGACCTTGATAAAACCGGTGATAACAAAGCGCTGGTAGCAGACTTTGTGGACTCAATTCTGGTCAAAGGTGAAATGGATAAACTTGCGTCGTTTATCGATGGGGATAACTACATTCAGCATAATACAGATATTGCTGATGGCTTATCGGGCTTGGCTGCTGCGCTGGAAGAGATGGCTAAACAGGGTGTCAGTATGGTTTATAGCGAAAACCATGTTGTATTGGGAGAAGGCAACTTTGTACTGAGTGTTAGCGAAGGTTCGTTTGCCGGTGAGCCTACGTCGTTTTATGACTTATTCCGCGTTGAACACGGAAAAATTGTTGAACACTGGGATGTGATCGAAACCATTCTTCCTCGTGATGAATGGAAGAATGTTAATGGTAAATTCGGCAATTTATAA